The genomic segment CCAAAAGTTACTATGGTTCCTATTTATGCAACGTCAAAAGAAAAATTATATAAATGGATAGTTTCAACTGGAAGCTTAATAACAACAAACAAAAAAAGAATTCGGGATGCTTATGATAAAGCTTTAATAGCACAAGATGAATATGAAATAGGAATTAAAAGCGATGGATATAAATTAAATATAGCTCTAATTGGCCATCCTTACAATATTTATGATAAATTTGTGAATATGAACTTAGTGAAAAAATTAAATAAATTAGGTGTTGGTATTATAACGGAAGAATTTATAGACGAAGCCTCTATTGCTGACAAAACAACTGAATTATTTAAAAGACCTTTCTGGACATTTGCAAAAAATGCTTATGGGGCATCTACATACTTAGTAGAAAATAAAAAAATTAACGGTATAGTATACATATCTTCGTTTGCCTGTGGTATTGATTCTGTTGTTATAGATCTTATAAAACAAAAAGTGAAAGATTTTCCTTTCTTAGTATTAAAAGTTGATGAACATACTGGAGAATCTGGATTTGACACAAGAATAGAAGCCTTTGTCGACATGTTAGAAAGGAAGTAATGTTATGAAAATTATGACGCCTCATTTAGGAAATACATATCTGGTTACTAAGGCAGTGTTCGATACTCTTGGTATAGACTATATAATTCCAGAATTCAATAGTAAAAAATCATTAGAAATAGGATCTATGTATTCTCCAGATGATATGTGCCTCCCATTTAAACTTATGATGGGAAATTACATACAGGGAATTGAACAAGGTGCAGATACAATAATAATTACTGGAAGCTGCGGACCTTGCAGATATGGAGAATATTGCGAACTCCAAATAAACACGCTAAAAAAATTGGGACATAATTTGAATTTCATTGTATTAGATAAACCGTCAGAAATAGGCCCAAAAGAATTTCTAAATAGGATATCTTCTATCTCATCTAGCAGCAATAAGAATATGCCGCAAAAGCTAAATGCATTACGTATAGGATTTAAAGTTCTAAATCTAATAGATAAAATAGAGGCAAAAGCACATTACTTAGCAGGATATGAAAAAAATAAAAATGAATGTAAAAAACTCTTAAGTAAGTGTAAAATTGATGCCGAAAATAGTAATAGTCCTAATGAGATGATAAAAATACTAAACAAATATGATAAAAGACTAGATTCCCTAGAGATATGTAGTGATAGGAATCCAATAAAAGTAGCAATAATAGGAGAAATCTATACAATAATCGAGCCATTTTCAAACCTTTTTATTGAGGATAAACTTATGGAATATGGGGTTTCAACTCAAAGAAAACTCACTCCAAGTTGGTGGGCTAAAAATTCTATTATGTCAGTTGTTGGAATGAATTCTTTAGACATACGAAAAGCTTCTAAAGAATACCTTCCATTATATATCGGAGGACACGCAAGAGAATGCATTGGAGAAGCAGTAATGGCTGCACATGATGGATTTGATGGTGCAATTCAAATATTTCCTATGGGATGTATGCCAGAAATTGTTTGCAAAGCTGTGCTTCCTTCCATATCTAAAGATAAGAATTTTCCTATTTTAACTCTTGTAGTTGATGAAATGACGGGTGAAGCAGGATATATTACAAGAATAGAAGCATTCCTAGATCTATTAGAAAGGAGAAAGCAAAAATGTATTATTTAGGTGTTGATGTTGGCTCAGTAAGTACTGACATTGTTCTTTTAGATAATAATCTGAATGTCGTAGATAAACTATATCTAAGAACAAAAGGAAAGCCAATAAATGCAATTCAAGAAGGTTTTAAAATCTTAAAAGAGAAATATAAGAACGAACAAATTAAAGCTGTTGGCACTACAGGTAGTGGAAGGCAAATTGCATCATCTATCCTTGGAGCAGATGCAGTAAAAAACGAGATAACAGCTCACGCATGTGCTGCACTTGCTATAGATAAGGATGTTAAGACAATTTTGGAAATAGGAGGACAGGATTCAAAAATAATAATATTAAAAGATGGAGTTGCCATAGACTTTGCGATGAACAACGTCTGTGCGGCTGGAACTGGATCTTTCCTCGATAGGCAAGCTGAAAGATTAGGAATCCCAATAGAAGAGTTTGGAGATTATGCTTTAAGATCAACAACTCCACTAAGAATAGCTGGAAGATGTGCAGTTTTTGCCGAGTCTGATATGATACACAAACAACAGCTTGGCTATAATGAGCCTGATATTATAAACGGCTTATGCGAAGCCCTTGTTAGAAATTATCTCAATGATATTGGGAAAGGAAAAGAAATATGCCCTAAAATATTCTTTCAAGGTGGTGTAGCAGCTAACAAAGGTATGAAGGCATCTTTTGAAAAAGCTTTAGGATGTGAAGTATACATTCCTGAACATTATAATGTTATGGGCGCCATAGGTGCCGCAATTATTGCTAAAGAAACTGTTGACAAGACCGGTGCTACTAACTTTAGAGGCTTTGATATTGCTGATTCTAGTTTTATATCAACTAGCTTTGAGTGTGAAGGCTGC from the Clostridium beijerinckii genome contains:
- a CDS encoding 2-hydroxyglutaryl-CoA dehydratase; this translates as MKIMTPHLGNTYLVTKAVFDTLGIDYIIPEFNSKKSLEIGSMYSPDDMCLPFKLMMGNYIQGIEQGADTIIITGSCGPCRYGEYCELQINTLKKLGHNLNFIVLDKPSEIGPKEFLNRISSISSSSNKNMPQKLNALRIGFKVLNLIDKIEAKAHYLAGYEKNKNECKKLLSKCKIDAENSNSPNEMIKILNKYDKRLDSLEICSDRNPIKVAIIGEIYTIIEPFSNLFIEDKLMEYGVSTQRKLTPSWWAKNSIMSVVGMNSLDIRKASKEYLPLYIGGHARECIGEAVMAAHDGFDGAIQIFPMGCMPEIVCKAVLPSISKDKNFPILTLVVDEMTGEAGYITRIEAFLDLLERRKQKCII
- a CDS encoding acyl-CoA dehydratase activase-related protein, whose amino-acid sequence is MKVGIPNGLLNYKYSAFLEKFFSELGADIVRSPDTNKTILDEGVKNCVNEACLPIKIFHGHVNAIKDKCDLMVIPRIMQLSEHEFICPKFCGLPEMIINSIPNMPKVTMVPIYATSKEKLYKWIVSTGSLITTNKKRIRDAYDKALIAQDEYEIGIKSDGYKLNIALIGHPYNIYDKFVNMNLVKKLNKLGVGIITEEFIDEASIADKTTELFKRPFWTFAKNAYGASTYLVENKKINGIVYISSFACGIDSVVIDLIKQKVKDFPFLVLKVDEHTGESGFDTRIEAFVDMLERK
- a CDS encoding acyl-CoA dehydratase activase, whose translation is MYYLGVDVGSVSTDIVLLDNNLNVVDKLYLRTKGKPINAIQEGFKILKEKYKNEQIKAVGTTGSGRQIASSILGADAVKNEITAHACAALAIDKDVKTILEIGGQDSKIIILKDGVAIDFAMNNVCAAGTGSFLDRQAERLGIPIEEFGDYALRSTTPLRIAGRCAVFAESDMIHKQQLGYNEPDIINGLCEALVRNYLNDIGKGKEICPKIFFQGGVAANKGMKASFEKALGCEVYIPEHYNVMGAIGAAIIAKETVDKTGATNFRGFDIADSSFISTSFECEGCSNRCEVVRIEDDSIIIGCFGDRCGKWTNTINENITKGA